From Serinus canaria isolate serCan28SL12 chromosome 24, serCan2020, whole genome shotgun sequence, one genomic window encodes:
- the APOA1 gene encoding apolipoprotein A-I — translation MRAVVLTLALLCLTGTQARSFWQHDEPQAPLDRLKDMLDVYLESVKASGKEAISQFEASTVGKQLDLKLGENLDTLGAAAAKLREDVAPYYKEVREMWLKDTESLRKELTKDLEEVKEKIKPFLDQFSAKWTEDLEQYRQRLAPLAQELKELSKQKVELLQQKLTPVAEEARDRLRGHVEELRKNVAPFSDELRQKLSQKLEEIREKGIPQAAEYQAKVVEQLSNLREKMTPLVQDFKERLTPYTETLKARFLSWLEELQKTMA, via the exons ATGAGAGCCGTGGTGCTGACCCTCGCCCTGCTCTGCCTAACGG GCACCCAGGCCCGCTCCTTCTGGCAGCACGATGAGCCCCAAGCGCCCCTGGATCGCCTCAAGGACATGCTCGATGTGTACCTGGAGTCTGTGAAGGCCAGCGGCAAGGAAGCCATTTCCCAGTTCGAGGCCTCCACCGTGGGCAAACAGCTGGA CCTGAAGCTGGGAGAGAACCTCGACACGCTGGGCGCAGCCGCCGCCAAGCTGAGAGAGGATGTGGCCCCCTACTACAAAGAGGTGCGGGAGATGTGGCTGAAAGACACCGAGTCCCTGCGCAAGGAGCTGACCAAGGACCTGGAGGAGGTGAAGGAGAAGATCAAGCCCTTCCTGGACCAGTTCTCTGCCAAGTGGACGGAGGATCTGGAGCAGTACCGCCAGCGCCTGGCACCCCTCGcccaggagctgaaggagctcAGCAAGCAGaaggtggagctgctgcagcagaagctgaCCCCGGTGGCTGAGGAGGCGCGGGACCGTCTGCGCGGGCACGTCGAGGAGTTGCGCAAGAACGTGGCCCCCTTCAGCGATGAGCTGCGCCAGAAGCTGAGCCAGAAGCTGGAGGAGATCCGGGAGAAGGGCATCCCCCAGGCCGCCGAATACCAGGCCAAGGTGGTGGAGCAGCTCAGCAACCTGCGGGAGAAGATGACGCCCCTGGTGCAGGACTTCAAGGAGCGCCTCACCCCCTACACCGAGACCCTCAAGGCTCGTTTCCTCAgctggctggaggagctccAGAAGACCATGGCTTGA
- the APOA4 gene encoding apolipoprotein A-IV, translating into MAPKAAALVLVLLAISGSRADVNPDEVAGVIWKYFTELGNNAKDTADQLHQTEISKQLNTLLKSNLQSVSAYAEDLQQRLVPFAVELKARLAQDSERLKEQIRRELQELHAKLAPYADEVHQQIGTNIRQLQAKMSPYAEELRSQVERSTSELKQALEPYAAELRERLQDNAESIQASLSPYADRLQQQIDGGVESVKQRLSPMADELKAQVEQSVAELRRGLSPYAQEVRDGLNRQLESLSAQMERATEELRARLAASSEELRAQLSPLARELREAASGDTESLRQRLQPLAQQLEQRLGQSLETFRQQAAPFGETFGQQLVQRLEEMRGKLDSGAAGVEDHLELLEKEVREKVAAFLSTAAPPQN; encoded by the exons ATGGCGCCCAAGGCGGCCGCCCTTGTCCTGGTTCTCCTTGCGATCTCAG GCTCCCGGGCTGATGTGAACCCTGACGAGGTGGCCGGCGTGATCTGGAAGTACTTCACGGAGCTGGGCAACAATGCCAAGGACACGGCGGACCAGCTGCACCAGACCGAGATCAGCAAGCAGCTCAA caccctgctgaAGAGCAACCTGCAGAGCGTCAGCGCCTACGCCGAGGACCTGCAGCAGCGCCTGGTGCCTTTTGCGGTGGAGCTGAAGGCACGGCTGGCACAGGACTCAGAGCGCCTGAAGGAGCAGATCCGgcgggagctgcaggagctgcacgCCAAGCTGGCGCCCTACGCCGACGAGGTGCACCAGCAGATCGGCACCAACATCCGCCAGCTGCAGGCCAAGATGAGCCCGTACGCCGAGGAGCTGCGCTCGCAGGTGGAGCGCAGCACCAGCGAGTTGAAGCAGGCGCTGGAGCCCTACGCGGCCGAGCTGCGGGAGCGGCTGCAGGACAACGCCGAGAGCATCCAGGCCTCGCTGAGCCCCTACGCCGAccgcctgcagcagcagatcGACGGCGGCGTGGAGAGCGTCAAGCAGCGGCTGTCGCCCATGGCGGACGAGCTGAAGGCGCAGGTGGAGCAGAGCGTGGCCGAGCTGCGGCGCGGGCTCAGCCCTTACGCGCAGGAGGTGCGGGACGGCCTCAACCGGCAGCTGGAGAGCCTGAGTGCGCAGATGGAGCGGGCGACAGAGGAGCTGCGCGCCCGCCTGGCCGCCAGCTCCGAGGAGCTGCGCGCCCAGCTGAGCCCGCTGGCCCGGGAGCTGCGGGAGGCGGCGAGCGGCGACACCGAGAGCCTGCGGCAGCGCCTGCAGCCCCTGGCGCAGCAGTTGGAGCAGCGCCTGGGCCAGAGCCTGGAGACATTCCGGCAGCAGGCGGCTCCCTTCGGAGAGACCTTCgggcagcagctggtgcagcGGCTGGAGGAAATGCGCGGCAAGCTGGACTCGGGCGCGGCCGGCGTGGAGgatcacctggagctgctggagaaggaggtgCGGGAGAAGGTGGCCGCTTTCCTCAGCACCGCCGCGCCCCCGCAGAACTAA
- the LOC127060419 gene encoding serine/arginine repetitive matrix protein 1-like isoform X2: protein MGEPRAGAALSPQHSWEHPGGRRRDRAAGCGQTSAARWGSSCQERTGRDERRTSPRSPGARDCSREEPTRQEKDTSAAVSGGSAATEGEGVSPTRSSPPAPGSPSRTHRGAPGSLCVRTGAAPVSPSRRLRPAFPAGCSERRARASPVPRARGAAAPRSPPRNVPGPPRCVYTE, encoded by the exons ATGGGCGAGCCCAGGGCCGGGGCCGCGCTGtcccctcagcacagctgggaacacCCGGGTGGCCGCAGAAGGGACAGAGCCGCGGGGTGCGGCCAAACATCCGCAGCGCggtggggcagcagctgccaggagag GACGGGACGGGACGAG CGCCGCACTTCGCCCCGCAGCCCCGGTGCCCGGGATTGTTCCCGGGAAGAACCAACGCGTCAAGAAAAGGACACAAGCGCGGCGGTGTCCGGCGGGAGCGCGGCCACGGAAGGGGAAGGTGTAAGCCCGACCCGCTCatccccgcccgccccgggctCGCCCTCCCGCACCCACCGCGGGGCTCCGGGCTCCCTTTGCGTCCGGACAGGAGCTGCACCGGTGTCCCCGTCCCGGCGGCTCCGTCCCGCATTCCCTGCGGGATGCAGCGAGCGGCGGGCCAGGGCTAGCCCTGTCCCCCGAGCCCGGGGGGCAGCGGCCCCCAGGTCACCTCC
- the LOC127060419 gene encoding uncharacterized protein LOC127060419 isoform X1 — protein MGEPRAGAALSPQHSWEHPGGRRRDRAAGCGQTSAARWGSSCQERWDQRVGTLASSPQRSKGARRQGKGTEALFRQDGTGRAPHFAPQPRCPGLFPGRTNASRKGHKRGGVRRERGHGRGRCKPDPLIPARPGLALPHPPRGSGLPLRPDRSCTGVPVPAAPSRIPCGMQRAAGQG, from the exons ATGGGCGAGCCCAGGGCCGGGGCCGCGCTGtcccctcagcacagctgggaacacCCGGGTGGCCGCAGAAGGGACAGAGCCGCGGGGTGCGGCCAAACATCCGCAGCGCggtggggcagcagctgccaggagaggtGGGATCAGCGGGTGGGGACACTCGCCTCGTCCCCGCAGCGCAGCAAGGGAGCTCGGCGACAGGGAAAGGGGACTGAGGCGCTCTTCCGGCAGGACGGGACGGGACGAG CGCCGCACTTCGCCCCGCAGCCCCGGTGCCCGGGATTGTTCCCGGGAAGAACCAACGCGTCAAGAAAAGGACACAAGCGCGGCGGTGTCCGGCGGGAGCGCGGCCACGGAAGGGGAAGGTGTAAGCCCGACCCGCTCatccccgcccgccccgggctCGCCCTCCCGCACCCACCGCGGGGCTCCGGGCTCCCTTTGCGTCCGGACAGGAGCTGCACCGGTGTCCCCGTCCCGGCGGCTCCGTCCCGCATTCCCTGCGGGATGCAGCGAGCGGCGGGCCAGGGCTAG